The genomic segment TCCGTGTATTTTCAGAAATCCAACacctttaaataaaaattaaaaaaaagacgtTTCTTAAGTATATATTATTTTCGCATAGAGGGAAACCCATTAACTGTAGCTTACCTTCCTTTCATAGATTAATGAAGTAAAGGAATAATTCACCCGGTTAAAAAGTGACACATTGGTGTAGTTATCCTGGAAACACTCAATGGGCAAGGTATAACAATCCGTGCTTGGTTTTCCTGACACTGTTTACATGTTGTGGCACCGATTCCATCGAAGTCCTGATACTAATATTGGGGTTTGATTGAAAAGTCAACAAATCGTTCAACATGATTTGAGGAAAAGTGTAATACAGTTACCCTGATTTTATGTCATTTGCGGGACACGTCGTATTCAAGTCAGGGTGCTAACATTAGCATTTATCAAGAGTCGTGTTAGAATCATTTGTTTGTTAGAATCATTTATAAGTTTGAGCTTCACAATAAATATACTATGAGAAGATTATGACATCAATCACAGAAGTCTAATATCGGTTCCAAAACTTGGTTTAGATTTGTGcaaatgaagaaaaagaaagggaagTCATAATTTGCAGTCCTAAGCAAATTCAAGCGGATTTAACTGTCAAACCTTTTCCATACTTGCTAACAGGGTAAGGAAATCACAGTATAATTtggtttttggtgtgtgtgcatattcATGGTAGTATAATGGACAAAATGTCACCTTTGGTCACTACCACAGCAGTAAAATTCCAAGGAATTACCTCCAGTACTGTAGTATTGTCTTGATATGGTagtgaccaaaaaaaaaaaacacgtaaACATTAAACTACAGTACTGGCATTGCATTTTATTATGCATACAGACTaacataaaatgttgtgttCTTCCACACATTCCAGGTTGCGGAATGCAATTACCTTCTAGTTTAGGCAAAATGAGGGAATGGTGGTTTCTTTTGGGCTTGCTGTGCATTCCTCTCCTGGCAGTCTACCTacacatccccccccccccaactttCCCCAGCCCTCCTGTCCTGGCACTCTGGGGGAGCTTCCTTCACTTTCAGGGGCAACAGCATCTTCTACAGAGGTAACGGCCTGCATTCAGTTATTGTAGAATCGAAGGATGGGATCTGGCCTATTCCCATTTGAATATACACCTTTTATAGGTCCATACATTGTCCGTTTGGAAATATAACTCCCTAGCATTGCATATGAATCCACTTCCTAATTCTCTGCACGTCGCTCATAGAGATGTACTAAGAACTGATTAGGAAACGTTAGTGGTGAATGCGTTAAGGGGAACGCTTACTGTTATGGATTTCTCCTGTTTTAAGAGATTAATGTGGATTAAAAAAGGAGGAAGAAGGGGAGCTGGGAGCTTTAAATTCCAAACCTTtcaattaaaagaaaaggaaagaaatcaAAGTTGAAATTATGCTAATGTATATGGTTTACAGATAGCTAATATCTGCTTGATCCCGGCTGATTTACTCCGAAAAAAACTTCTAAATATTGTAATGTACACATTGAAGCATTGTCTACTGTCCAGTGTCCCCTTCAAACCACTGAAAGTTCTATCCCATGTTCAGGTTATTTGTTTCTGCCCTCTACATCCGTCTCACAACCGTTTGTCTCTCATCCACATGAATACTGCTTTCAGGTCTTTTGGTTTGGGAACAATGTTAACTGACTGATGCTTTCCTTTTGACTCCTCTGGTAAGAGTCCTATGGTGCTGTAGGCAGCTCTGATGTTGTGATTCTCCTCCATGGTTTTCCTACTTCCAGCTATGACTGGAACAAGGTAAGCAAGGGCAAGGAAAGGGCCTTGTCTATTGAGTGTGTTTCTGCACATATTCTAGCTTCAGTTAAAGGTTGACTGGGGTCGCTCTGGGCAAGAATATGAGTAACATTCTGGGCTAAATTAGTAAAAGCAAAACTGGGGATGCACCGTTATATCGGCCAGCGATCGTTATTGGCAAATTGCAAATTGTGGTAAAACCATAGCTGCCACGGCAAGAAAATAAtaatcctgacattttcttggcATATAGGTTATCTGTGGCGTTACAACAGTGTTGCTTAAGGTTATGGAGCTCACTTGCCAATCTTCAGAAACggctcatttaaaaaaaaaaaaaaactctttagCAAATTACACTATCATTTGTTTAACGCAGTTTTGAGTTAAAtgttacatacattatttactACACTGATATCTGGGCATTGTATTATGTACAATTACAGAAAGGGAATGTGgatttataatataatttgtacattttccattAACTATGTTATGgctgttattaaaatatatagaaagatAACTTTCATTATTATATTTACATTCATGCCAAGTATACAggtacagaaatgacaaaacatagATATGGGCCAATAGAAGTATATGAATATAGTCTATCAGTATCTGCCAAGAATTGTTTTACCTGTGAATccctaaataaaatgtgtattccaTTATGGTATAATGAGTTGGTAGATCATCAAAAGGTTGATGTTCAGTAGGGCAGTCTGAAAAACAATTAAGCATCTTGAGAATAGAAACAATCATGCCTTTTCAATTTTAGGGAGTATTCTCTTGTTTCAGTCTTCGTTTTTGCATAATCTAGGCGTTTAGGTGTCCGGACAGGTGTTTCACACTgccttgtgtgtttttctgtcataCAGATATGGGAACCCCTGAATCAGCGTTTTAACAGAGTCATTGCTCTGGACTTCCTTGGCTTCGGCTTCAGTGATAAGCCTGTGAGTTTTCCATTTCCCCTTCATGAGATCAATGGCCAAACAGGCTATACCAGACTTGTGGGCTTGTTCAGGTTGCTATACTGTTTATGAGGCATCTGTTGAGCTGTGAGAGCATGAACGTACACATTGTCCAACAAACACTGCCAACAAATTGGCAAAAATAAATGGCATGCCAGGGAAAAGAAAAGTGCTAATCACTCTAAATCAAACGTTTCCTGCAATTTACCACGGTTTGCCGTGTCCcatgtgtgttcatgtgataTGAGTGACAGACACATTATACCATGAGCAATGGGCTGAAAACCTAGCTAAAAAAGGTAAATTCCCTTTATCCAAATAGGCACATTTTACTCAAGTATTGCCCATTTTAACATGGTAACCTTTCTTCCTGACAGAGGCCCCATCGCTACTCCATCTTTGAGCAGGCCAGTGTTGTGGAGGCTTTGGTGTCCCACCTGGGTCTGTCAGAGCAGAGGGTCAACCTGTTGTCACATGACTACGGAGACACTGTAGCCCTGGAGCTCCTTTACAGGTCAGCTAAGTACGCTCCAGGTAGAGCGGAGTGCACCTAGATGTTGATGAACTCGgttttgcattatattgcatagTAAAAGTTGGGTTTagggaaagaaatgtgaatgATAGCCTAGGGGAAactgacagagtaaataaatctgtaaacgatcaaatcgaggaactaaactcaacactgcgaaatacattagacactaaaaacaaaagaaatacgcaacaagaaacttgctccctggtacacagacaatattaGAGCActttaagcaagcctccagaaaattggagcgaaagtggcgctccaccgagttgaagtattcagactagcctggaaagacagtacactacaataccgaaaatcactcacgtctgctcgatcagcttatttctccaacctgattgaggtgaacaaaaacaatccaaaatgtctcttcgatacagttgcaaaaaagcaaagctcaacaagtgaagtggatcttcactttagttgtaatgaatacatgaactactttgatgaaaagatcatcaccattagaaaacaaataactgacccctccttaaatagttatggtcctcaaaatctcagttgtcctgagaatgtcctgaacctccctgaccaggtgtcaatggggacacttgaattttttgataccgtatcgctcaacacattcactaaatttgtaatgagttctaaacccacaaactgtcagccagacccgattccaacaaaattacttaaggagctatttcctgtgctaggtcagccaatattgaacataataaattgctccctttcctccggatgtgtaccaaactcacaaaaaatagtcaacattttcacaaaaaaatatcaaatctggatcccgacatattaaacaattataggccaatattgaagGTCCCGTTCCTCTCATAAATCTTACTAaaatgtttcccaacaactgaatgccttcctgaagacaaataacatttatgaaatgctccagtccggtttcagatcccatcatcgtactgagactgcactcatgaaggtaacaaatgaccttctaatggcctcagataaaggttccgcatccgtcctgttgcttcttgatcttagtgctgcttttgaaactattgatcactcccttcatTTAGaaagactggaaacccatattgggctacgtggacttgttctagcctggtttaaatcttatttatctgaaagatatcagtttgttagtgtggatggcatatcctctgacaagtcaaaggtatgcttttgtgttcctcaaggctcagttttgggcccattattgttctcaatATATATgttgcctctgggcgatgtaatccgaaatcacaatgtaaattttcactgttatgctgatgacacacagttatacatttaaatgaagcatggagaagccccaaaattagctactttggaagcatgcgtttcagatattaggaagtggatgacagagaacttcttgctcttaaactcaagaaaaacagaaatgcccattttaggacccaagaaacaaagagcgttgttagcagatctcactgtgaacctcgacggctgcatggtcgtatcccaaaaaactgtaaaaaaccttggcgttacccttgaccctaaCCTCTCCTTTggagaacatataaaatatgtctcgagttgcttattttcatcttctatTCATTGCAAAAATCAAAAACTTTCTATcagaaactgatgcagaaaaatgaatccagGCCTTCGTTACTTCTAggctagattactgcaatgctcgagttgcttattttcatcttttaatcattgcaaaaatcaaaaactttctatcaaaaactgatgcagaaaaatgaatccagGCCTTCGTTATTTCTAggctagattactgcaatgctcttctttctggttaccctgacaaatcaataaaaactttaattagtgctgcacacggctgctagaatactaactagaacaaaaatttgaaaaaacattactccagtactagcatccttacactggctgcctgttagggttaggtctgattttaaggttttactgttaacctataaatcaatacatggacttgctcctgcttaccttgctgaaatgatccagccatacatacctacacgtaacctatgatcgcaagatgcaggccttttaattatacctagaatttctaaaaaaacagccggaggcagggccttttctcatagagctccactactgtggaatgatctgccaattaaggttagaaatgcaaactcagtgccaACTTTCaaaagtgtctactaaaaacgaatctctacagcacggtttataatttggtgtagcctggcccgggggcgtgaaggtgacttgatactgtccacccttgctgtcttgccaggtgggctctcgtcgccactgggatgccctccctccaatgcctttcgggggaagagtcactggcttgttgtctctctgttgcacacagCTGTagtctgctggcaatactcggccctcattcagggtggttgcagttggtgggtgtccctttggttgatgactggcaatgtgggtggatttatttcctgcctgttggaccccgccgtctcagttccaaggtcttacgctgctatactattgtgctgggggattgggtcagttctccttctccactataaatcattgttgatatgaggaatgcattttctaaattttcccagtctcctcccgtttaaACTTtagaaggacatgaggtcctggtccacacctgtggagtacctggtttggggggcccgttgcggtccctgtccttgtccacctggtcatacttctgacctagtctaaatttaaatagcccacatgcatttattaattattccaattggactcttaatatctcacccggcacagctagaagaggactggtcacccctctgagcctgggtcctctctaggtttcttcctaaaatgggagtttttcctagccactgaaattcaacactactactgtttgctccttggggtttaaggccgggtgtttctgtaaaagcactttgtgacaactgctgttgtaaaaaggggtttataaatcaatttgattgaatTTGCACACATGGTGGCATCTTAATAGGTCCAACTAGCTTCCTGCCATCGTTCCTCGTCTGCTGTCCATCACAGGCGCTGAGAGAAACCCAGTGAACCATGGCCTGGGTTGGTCCAGAGGTCTGAGACACAGCCTCCGGTTCAGATACGTGTTAGTGTGGGTTTGGGTCCGGTCCACTGCTCTCTCAAATGAACTCTCTTCAGTCTCTCCACACATGTGTTAGACATAGCTCTACAAACCACAAATATAGCAAGTGTGAAATATATGGTGGATGTTGTGGATTTCTACCCTATTTcatgatttattaataaatccTGCTGTTGATAATGGAATGACAGACTATTCATATTCACTAATCAGTTAATTGATTTATAAAACTATATCATTTTTGGAGTTGGCTtcattgtggaaatattgtcATAACAATTCACTTCTGCAGTTAATTAACTATTTAATGAGTTGCCTAGGGTAGATCTAACTTTAAAAGTTAATATTCTGTTAACTCATAAGTCCTGTTGCCTGTATTTGTGgcccaaacatacatttatggGAATAAAACCACTTCAAAACTTCCCATGTCAACCCGACAGTTTAAAAACACCATTAAATATGATTTGCTGGCCAATCAGAGGTCTACAGaaggatgagctggccaatcagaggTCTACAGAAGGATGAACTGGCCACTCAATGGTCTACTTGTTATTTTAAGCAGTATACGCCGAAACGATTCTGTTGTTGCAGTAGGCCAACATTATTGaataatcaatacattttggttCCAAACAGGCTGACAAAGAAAGAGATCTCACTTTTAGTTGTTTGACTTTTGACTGGGAACAATGTGTCAGGATTGAAAAGCCGCAATTCAGGCTTCCCTCTTAAACACCTAGTCTGTCAGGCTCCAGTTTATCTTCagtcatacagtacagtacttaTTAACATGGTCTGAGTCTAGCCTGTGGTTTGCTTTGTCACACATCTAGGATGCAGTCATCTGATCATACCAGAGTCATTTTGCATCACCAGCTATAGTGCCATTTCTAACTCAAAGGTTTCAACAGGCTTTCAAATCTGAATCAAATAACGTTTAGGCCTGTTAATGATCCAGGTAGCTAATATTCTCAACATTAATTCTTCTCATCTCACAGGACTGACCACAACCGGACTGGACACTTGAATATCAACAGTCTATGTCTGTCCAATGGAGGTAGAGTACAGTTTAACCTCTTTTTCTGATTGGTTACCACTACCTTAAAGGCCTAACCGTACCTTAGTAAATGGGAGTTGGTGATAGCGtcttaattttgtttttttgtatttgcctGTCCATTTGAATAACTCACTCTGCATGCTATTGCTCTGTTTGACCTTGGTTTGTGCCTGCAGTCTAGTCATTTAAACCACACCCACCAGTCAGAAACCTACCTATGTTAATTCAGGTCAAGTTAGGCCATTACTTATAGGCTCCCAAGTAGGCCATCCTGCTGTGACCCAGTTATCAGCTCAAACAATGGGTGCTCTTCAATGTATTTTCATAACTCCTCACCCTAATGTACCCAAGGCACACTTTGGGCTCTGAACCATCATGAAATCCTGCACTACAATTGGTAGCCTGGCATTCTCTTCTTTAAAGAAACTTGATTAAACTAATCTGGGTTGTTTGGATCCTGGAAGGTGACTGACCAATAGCAGGGTCTCCATTAACAATTTTGACAGACACACTTACCCAGAGTGACCTAGATTATACATTAGATCAGGGTGTAAATCACTTTATTGGACAATTTCAGGAATGTTCAGTATGTCCTCTGGTTTTCTAATAAATTCCAGACATAAAGACACTCCAAAAACAGATTGGGCATAAAAGTATCAGTGCAAATATATTGCTGATTGACCAGCCCCTAGTCATTACAGCAAAGGGTTCTATGAAGAGAACTTTCAAGGGATTATCTGGGAATGAGAGTTAACTGAATATGAAATCCTGTACTTAAACTCCTCATTCAATAATATTCAGTGCTTATACATTCTTGAATTTTTAGTCATGCCCAATATAACACTAGCTTCTAAAGAGGGACATTGCTTTGATAGTTTGTCCTACTGTTTACTTTCcatgttttcagattttctttatttaatctAGGAATATTCCCTGAAACACATCATCCCAGAATTCTCCAGAAGGTAAGTCAAAATGTACTTGTTTAGGCATTCACTTCATCTGACTTATCTGACCATTGATGTTGGCTTATTTTTGTTCTGTTGGATAATGTGTGTTCTGTCCCGCTACACAGCTCCTCAAGGACTCcagctttctctctcctgtACTGACCCGTCTCATCAACTTCATGCTGTTTTCTAAAGGGTACAGGCTTGTGTTTtctcacatactgtatatgttttgtcTTGAATCCCAGAGCTAAAAACACGAGGAATCTGTCCTTCTtaccttgagcaaggcacttattGTTTCTGCAGGGCGCTCTGTATGGatgcatctgctaaatgactgacaACATGGTTACAGCAAGGGACTAGTCATGGTTCTACTGTGTTTTTAAGTTGGTTTAAATGCCAATGTTGACCTACTCTATATTGAGAAAAATAGCATTGTTGGAAAGCAAACTGTGCTCTAGAATTGGGACAGTGGTTTAACGGTGCTCTCTCAaaaggaaatatttatttttgccatttttccaaaaactccttggtttttcatgtcacctatagacaaacgaTATATTTGCTTAAACTATGAGTCTGGACCTACACACTGGCATTTGAATTAACCCATTTACCCCATCAGAACTACCAGGACAGACCCGCAAAGATGTGCTGTTTTGTAGCCTGTTCACTTTGAGAAAAAGAcgctgtatttttccaaaaactcctctcggtttttctatagcttattcatgtcacctatagacaaacgatgcatgtgcttaaactacaagtctggacctatacattACGTGTGTTTACCTGCGTTTTCCCTTCAGGCTTGGCGATGTGTTTGGTCCTTACACACAGCCCACGGATGCTGAATTCTTGGACATGTGGACCGGGGTCCGCTTCAATGATGGGAACCTAGTGATGGACAGGTACCGTATGCTCACTTCGTTTTCAGACCTCATCAAATGCCCACacatggggaaaaaaaaaacacactagcCTGGTCTCTGgttcatttaatgtttgtttaattgtttacaTTGAATTAATGTCCTGCTCCGTGCCCTGGCTGATACGAGTTAACTGATTACCAGATGACGAAGAGCAACGATGATATTGAAATAGTGTATTCTCCTCCTAGTATCCTGCATTACCTTAATCAGAGGCTGGAACACCGAGATAGATGGGTTGGAGCACTCACCTCCACTGTCATCCCGGGTAAGTACTACAATGAATTCAACATCAGTAACCGGTTTACATGAGGTGTCCTCAAGAAGACCTGGGAGTCAATTGTGTAATCAGTGTTTTACAAAATACATCAATACACAACGAAAAAGAATAATCTAACAAAAGGAAATGAAACGGTCATGAATGTggtgtatgttttcttttatagCTTTCCCAGCTCAGCAGAGACTGAATGCTCTCGTGTTAAACAATCTTAAAACATAGTACAGTAACCTTTCAGTCTTTGGCTATGGTCCGTATCAAAGGAGTTTCTGTGAGAACACAAAGTGTTTGGTCCCTTCAGGACTGAATATGCCTGCACTCTCTGTAATAGAAAGGACAGCGAGTCAGTCCAGCTAAGCTACTTAACTCCAGAAGCTTACTGACTTACCAAGGCTCCGCTGAGGTTAACTTGGTAGTGGGGGGGATTGGTGTGACTCACAACTCCCTGCCTAGCACATCTTCACAGCGTGGCCCCTATTACCAATGATTTCTGCCTACTGTATCTCACTGTGAAGAGTTGAGGTATATTATCACTGGATGATATGTACTAGATGATGAGATTGT from the Esox lucius isolate fEsoLuc1 chromosome 23, fEsoLuc1.pri, whole genome shotgun sequence genome contains:
- the mest gene encoding LOW QUALITY PROTEIN: mesoderm-specific transcript homolog protein (The sequence of the model RefSeq protein was modified relative to this genomic sequence to represent the inferred CDS: deleted 1 base in 1 codon); translated protein: MQLPSSLGKMREWWFLLGLLCIPLLAVYLHIPPPQLSPALLSWHSGGASFTFRGNSIFYRESYGAVGSSDVVILLHGFPTSSYDWNKIWEPLNQRFNRVIALDFLGFGFSDKPRPHRYSIFEQASVVEALVSHLGLSEQRVNLLSHDYGDTVALELLYRTDHNRTGHLNINSLCLSNGGIFPETHHPRILQKLLKDSSFLSPVLTRLINFMLFSKGLGDVFGPYTQPTDAEFLDMWTGVRFNDGNLVMDSILHYLNQRLEHRDRWVGALTSTVIPVHMIYGPLDPVNPHPQFILHYQRLVKRSTVSVLDEHISHYPQLEDPTGFLNAYFSFINAF